The genomic window CCACCTGCCCAACCCCTCCTACGGCGAACACGGACTGCTACACCGTTACCGTCCAGGCCCGGTCGATCCAGGGCATGTTCATGGCCGCCGAGTACAGCCGGCGCTTCAAGGTGACCGAGAAGGCCGCGGCCCTCACGGCTCCTACCCCTGCCACCTGGCCCAATCCTCTCCCGGGAACAGGCGCGTTTAACTGGAACACCGCGCCGGCCGGGATCATCCTCCAGTGGGGGCAGGACGCCAACGCCACGGGTTATAATGTGTATGCCAAGGACAACGGGCTCAACAAGGACTGGGTCAGGATCAGTTCCGGGCTGACGTTCCCCGCGACGGCCGGTACGACCCATTCGCCGACGATCGTCTACGCACTGACGGCCTTGCCCACCCAATTCGACCGGTGTAACGATCTAAATGACTGCCCTGCGAGCACGGTTGAACCGTTGGCTTTCGGCGGCCAGCTAACCCTGGCCGTTACGGCGCTGAATCGCGATGGAATCGAAAGCGCCCTTGACGACACAAAGATCGTGACGATCGCGGACAATACGCCGCCGACCATCACCGGTCTGACGCTGTCGAACGCCAACCAGACCGCCCTGGCCAATCAGACGGCCGTGAGCGGAATCGGCGGCACAGCCGCTCAGCAGCGCAGCGCCAACAACAGCGCCAACTGTCCGACAACGGCTACCTCGTGTACCAACGCGAAAACGATCCGCGTTCGACTCACGGGCTTCGGCGAACCCATGGGTTCGGGGGGCACGGCTTCGATCATCGATGCCGCGACGGCGCCCTGCAACGCCGCGGCCACGAACTCGAACAACGCCAATGTAACGATCGTCGCCGGTCCGACGTGGTCGGAAGCCACCGCAGCGGCCAATCGGCCGGGGCTCCGGGAGCTCTACGTTGATGTCTCAGTCCCTGCCAACACCAGCGGCGTGGGCGAGTGCATCAAGTTCAACCTGTCCGGCGTGGCGGACGTGGCGGGGAATGGGGAGCTTGCCCTCACTCCGGCGAGCGATCCCAATGCGGGCATCGATGGCGCTGCCGCGGCCAACAGCGGAGAGATCTACATCTATAAGCTGGACTGAGTCCTAGCGTCGGAAGACCATGATGCATGCCGTGCCTTCCGTGGCACGGCGACATCGCATGGCCCCGTACCGTCCTCGGCACGGGGTCCCCAGGCGGGAGGGAATCGGGAAGGTTCCCTCCCGCTTTTCGTTGCGGGTTTGACGGAGCCCGGGGTCTCCCGTAGGGTGCCCTCATGAGGAACGGGAATATCAAACTCAGACTTCTTCGGCAGATGACCTTGGGTCGCTTTGAAGATGTGGATTTGGCTCTTGGGCGCATGGCCTCGCGGGTCGGGGTCGTCGAGCGGGAGATGGGCAATCTAAAGAAGGAAATCGGGAACCTTAAGGACGACGTCCTCTCCGTGAAGAAAGCACTTAGGAGAACTACAGGCAAGATCAGGGATATCTTCGACTACGTCGGCGAGGTGGACACCATGCTTTCACGCCACCAAGCCGACAGGAAAGCGCACCTACCGGACTAGGTTCTGTTTGAAAACCCCATCGTTACGGGGCGGAACGTTTTGGTGGTCGCACCCTTTACGGGTGCGTCTTCGGACGCAGGCTGAAGCCTGCGTCTACCGGTCCAGTGAGCATCCTGTAGGGGAGCAGCTTTAGCTGCTCCCAAGCAGGGAGGACCTCAAGGTCCTCCCCTACGCATCCGCCTCAGACGGATTGGCTGCCCTCTTCGTGCGATCGAGTAGCTTATTTCCTCGCAATCCCCTAGTCGGCGGAAATGGTTTTTGCCACCCGGTCGATTTTCAGGAATGAAAACAACGCCGGATCAGGGTCCAGCTCCTGCCAGATACCGAGTTGCTCCTTCGGGTCCGGAGACAAACTTCGAAGAAGCCAGACGATCCTCTCCTCGATGCCGTCTCCTCTCCTTCCCATTTCGTAGGCCACCAAGTACCGTCGCAGGGCGATACGCTTCAGCCCAAGCCGTTCATCCCATCGACCAACCCGGTAGTGGAGTCTGGATGGGAAGGTATTGATCGGAAAAGTTTCGACCCGATAGACCAGGACGTCCGCGCCCACATCGCCGTACGCGCGAAACTCGATCTCGGGATATTCCCCGTCCAGCTCGAACTCGAAATAGAAATCCCTGATCTTGTGATGGGGATCGTTCTTGGCCTGGAGAACTTGGTCCGCGCAAATCGAACGCTCCGCGTGGAGGCGCTCGCCACGACTGACGACTTTCAGCGTCAGGCTGCATCCCTCCAGGGATTCAACGATAAGTCCGTATCGAACGACGTATCGCCCGGGTCCCAGGGTGAGATAGGGGCCGTTCAACATGTTGCCCCGGACGGCCCAAGATTGCCGATCGGCCTTGTCCCGCCAGGAGAACCATTCATCCCGATAGGAGGCCACTCCATCTTTGAGTTGTGCGGCCAGGTTGTAACGGCGTTCCCCCCCCCCGACCAAGGTGTTTCCAACGAGGATGTAGATCAGGACTCCCGAGCAGGCCCAAAGTGATCCCAGACCGATCTTCGACCACGCATCGGTCCCGGAGGGAGGATTGGGGCTAGGCGCCTTGGGCGGCCATCCTTCGTGCTCCGGATAGCGCCCGCCCTCCTGGCGAGGTGACCGGAAAACCAACCAAAGGGCAAGGAGGGTGAAAGCCATCGGAATCACCAGATTCATTTCATGGACGAAACAGAACCCGGGCCACAGCTTGTACAGCCTCAAGGGAAATCCTATCGTGTCGAGCATGGCCAGGAAGTGATTGGAGCATCCGAGATCGGTTACGCCGAAATCCCAGTAGTTCGGAAGGCACGTTTCCGGAGCGATGCCGACAACCAGACTGACGAACATCGTCCAGCCGCCGAGCAAGACCGGCAAGGTGTACCTCCCGGCCTGGACCAGCGATTGGAGTCCGAGAGCCATCCACGGCGCGGCGAGAGGCAGAAAATAGACAAGGAACCGACCTGCGGGCGCCCACCCCGTATTGCTGCCCCGGTGGAGTAGAAACGCCAGGGGAAAAGCTCCCAGCAAGGCGAGGAGCGTCGCCTGCCGACGCCTCTCCCTGAAAAAGGGCCGGAGGCCGCAAAGCGTCAGGAGGTAGATCGGTGAATACAGCAGCAATCCGTGGGCTTGGGCCAGCCAGTGGGACCAGGCATCATGGTAAAAAGGGTGTGGGAGCCATGGGTATTGCGTCTCCCCCAACCCGCCGTGCCACGCGCCGGGCTTGAACTTGGCTGCAATGCGTTGGATGCCGTACCAAAGACCCGGCCCATCCCGGTACGGTGCAAGGCTGGACCACAGCCCCACACCCAGGACCGGAAGCGGCAGGAGGAGCAGGATCTTGAGCCACGCGCGCTTCTCATAACGGAACATCCGATATGCAATCACGCCGTAGAAGGGAATTCCAAGAACGGCGTACCGTGCCTTGACGAGAAGCATGAGACCCGCCAGAACGGCGCCGATCAAGGATCGGGACACGGAGTGCGGTCGCAGGAGTATCAGCAGCATTCCTGCCGTCAACATCATTCCGACGGTCTCCGGATAGGCATAGAAAACGACCTGGGACAGGGGATAGGAGAATAGGAGGATCGAAGACGTCGCGAGGGCGATCGGGTGAGAACGGGTCAGATCAAGCACCAGGAGGAAAAGGAACAACCCCGCGAGGGCTTGGAGGATGCATTGTTCAACCATGACTCCAAGTCTACCCCCCAGGAGGTAGCCGGGGGCCATGAGGGTTGAATAGGTCCTCGGATGCCTGGCGCCGGTGTCGCCCCGCATCTTGGTCAGCGCGTCTTCGTGGGTGTCGATGAACTCCTGATAGTCGCCGGCGAGGATGTTGTTTTCCACGTCGAAGTCGCCGTCTTTGAGAAGCGACGCGGTCCACATGAGATAACTCGGTTCGTCCCCCACGGCCCACCGAACTTCGGCCTGCCACGGGGCCCACAGCCCACCCGCGAGAAAGAAGAGGAGCCAAACGGCAAACTTGAGGCTCCCCGGCCGGAAGCATTGGGGAAGAGCGCGGATCAGGAGTCCGACCAGGCAGGCGGTTCGGAAAGCGACTGTGGAAATGTAGGCGGTTCCCATCCAAATCTTGAGGGGGAAATCGGGCCGCCAGAAAACGAGGGCCATGACGATGGGGAAAAGGCTCAGGTGGATCAGGTCGTGCTTCGTGTATGCGCGCGAATCGAGGGGCACGCCCATGAACCGGAGCAGGCGCGGCGCGAGGAAGAATGCGAAAAACACGGCCGCGTACCACGTAGGAAAATCGAAGGCTCTCCAGGCGTGGCCGAAGAAATGGAATGTTCCATCGCTCCGCCAGTCGGCCTGTAGCGGCGCAAGTGACCAGATCTTGCGCAGAAGGAAGCTGAAAATCGCCCCGAGGACAAGAAGGTGGACCCCGGCCCAACGAGGGGACTCCCGTGGAGATCGCGATGCGGGACTCTCAGGATTCACGCCCGCGGTCCTTCTTCTGCCTCAACCAGTCCGAAATTGTATTCGTGAAACGCGGCCCACAAGTTTCCCATGACCAATCGGCCCGAATTCGGTCGTGCCCGGCCCGTCCCATGCGTCGACGTGTCTTGTCATCCTCCAACAGATTTTCTACGGCCTCACCAAATTCCGTTTCGTCGCGCGCGACCAGGCGGCCCGTCTCCCCATTCACCACGGTTTCCCTGACGCCCCCTTCCCCCACGGCTACCACCGGTGTGCCGCAGGCCATGGCCTCCAAGGGAGCGAGGCCGAAGGGTTCCAGGTAGGGGGCATAGACGAGCAGCTTGGCTCGATGGTACGCCTCGGCGAGGGCAGAGTCTTCCACCCCGAGGCGGATCTCCAAGTGGACGCCGAATTTCGACGCAAGCGTCTCCAAGTGTGAACGATGGCGCGGATCTTCTCGGTCGCCGATCGCAACGAGACCGGGGCGGCGCTTCGGCGGAATGCGCGCCAGCGACCGAATGATGAACTCATATCCTTTCGGCGCCATGAGGGCTCCCACCGAGAGGACCACGTTCTCGCGTGGCACCTTTGTCGGGTGAAACACGGCGGTCTCGATTCCGATGCGGCAAACTCGTGAGTCGCGACCATAGGCCCGAAGAATGGATTCCCTCGAAAAATAGGAGTTGGCGAGAAGCAGCCCGGCGTGCTGGGCGTTCTCGCGGTCGATCTCCGCAATCGTCCGGGTCACGCGTCGCCAGAATCTTCGCCGAATGGC from Nitrospirota bacterium includes these protein-coding regions:
- a CDS encoding glycosyltransferase family 4 protein, which gives rise to MRIAVFHNIPTGGAKRALQGFVRALSSAGHAPDVFVPETAQEGDFLPLKPWAKSVTAFPVGGGFRSWAMAPGLRRTNPLLWASRTMRRLPPLFQVHTRIAAEIDRGAYDLVYSEHDEVTIAPYLLRRLRTPSVFYCQQPYRASRESIIEQLEFGSSGGDGFGRAIRRRFWRRVTRTIAEIDRENAQHAGLLLANSYFSRESILRAYGRDSRVCRIGIETAVFHPTKVPRENVVLSVGALMAPKGYEFIIRSLARIPPKRRPGLVAIGDREDPRHRSHLETLASKFGVHLEIRLGVEDSALAEAYHRAKLLVYAPYLEPFGLAPLEAMACGTPVVAVGEGGVRETVVNGETGRLVARDETEFGEAVENLLEDDKTRRRMGRAGHDRIRADWSWETCGPRFTNTISDWLRQKKDRGRES